One part of the Lycium ferocissimum isolate CSIRO_LF1 chromosome 8, AGI_CSIRO_Lferr_CH_V1, whole genome shotgun sequence genome encodes these proteins:
- the LOC132067071 gene encoding E3 ubiquitin-protein ligase ATL42-like, which translates to MYFHKPLIYRKFNLFMNQLSIFLMLAVLSLNVRADHEDLPSSEDAVSSFQPSLAVVIGVLSIMFSLTFLLLLYAKFCHRTSSPVHNSTNLHIQDGLVRSVSRSSGIDKTVVESLPFFRFSLLKGSKQGLECAVCLSKFEDIEILRLLPMCKHAFHIDCIDQWLEKHSTCPLCRHKISSEDLSLLTYSDSLRFLWNQSREESNLELYIQREGNGSSRFSIGSSFRKSEKGKKEEELPIQENNEKALHRFNHKIIISDVVFKNRWSNVSSSDLIFLNSEMLNGMTSNRFSSMDRKTEQSTARRVIEEGQRMNIKDEMERKRLFETKFKQNSLVAAPVSASTSKVVNQNEKRSMSEIIVHPRFIDFNNRNRELSVPQNNVKEERRRKLWLPIVRRTVKWFANRERNSVQTQNTTQTLNV; encoded by the coding sequence ATGTATTTTCATAAGCCTTTGATTTATCGGAAGTTCAATCTTTTCATGAATCAATTAAGTATCTTTTTAATGTTAGCAGTGCTTTCTTTGAATGTGAGAGCTGATCATGAAGATTTGCCATCTTCAGAAGATGCTGTTAGCAGTTTCCAGCCAAGCCTTGCTGTTGTTATCGGTGTCCTTTCTATCATGTTTTCACTAACTTTTCTTCTACTCCTCTATGCCAAGTTCTGTCATAGGACATCTTCTCCTGTTCATAACAGCACCAACCTTCATATTCAGGATGGACTTGTTCGATCAGTGTCTCGTTCCTCAGGTATCGATAAAACTGTGGTGGAATCGCTCCCTTTTTTCAGATTCTCTCTACTGAAAGGGTCCAAACAAGGGCTTGAATGTGCTGTTTGCTTATCAAAATTTGAAGATATTGAAATTCTTAGATTGCTTCCTATGTGTAAACATGCCTTTCATATTGACTGTATTGATCAGTGGCTGGAAAAACATTCAACCTGCCCTCTTTGCAGGCATAAGATCAGTTCTGAAGACCTTTCATTACTTACATATTCAGATAGTTTGAGATTCTTATGGAATCAGTCAAGAGAGgaatcaaatttggaactttATATTCAAAGAGAGGGAAATGGATCCTCAAGATTTAGTATCGGAAGTAGCTTTAGGAAATCTGAAAAGggtaagaaggaagaagaattgcCAATACAAGAAAACAATGAGAAAGCACTACACAGGTTCAATCATAAGATCATAATCTCAGATGTTGTCTTCAAGAATCGATGGAGCAACGTGAGTTCTTCTGACCTGATATTCTTGAATTCGGAAATGCTTAATGGCATGACAAGCAACAGATTCTCATCAATGGACAGAAAAACTGAGCAATCCACGGCAAGAAGAGTGATAGAAGAAGGTCAAAGGATGAATATCAAGGATgaaatggaaaggaaaagatTGTTCGAGACTAAATTCAAGCAAAATAGTCTTGTTGCAGCCCCTGTATCAGCAAGTACATCAAAAGTAGTAAATCAAAATGAGAAAAGATCCATGTCAGAAATTATAGTGCATCCAAGATTCATAGATTTCAACAACAGGAATAGAGAGCTTTCAGTTCCACAAAACAATGTGAAAGAGGAAAGGAGGAGGAAGCTTTGGCTTCCAATTGTAAGGAGAACAGTCAAGTGGTTTGCTAATAGGGAAAGAAACTCAGTACAGACAcaaaatacaacacaaacacTAAATGTATAG
- the LOC132068835 gene encoding uncharacterized protein LOC132068835 codes for MSSVAEELPCPNTEVIRSDPCLTYQQKCLLITPISDHEILVAIKGMPHEKAPREKRDKARGPYAPLPLCHCYEIFTMGTILLGLHKDFKFPLRCKKIGMVHICFADDLLMLCKADVKSIQLLQDAFHKFSTASGLQANTKKSSIYV; via the exons ATGAGTTCAGTTGCTGAGGAGTTACCCTGTCCAAATACTGAAGTTATAAGGAGTGACCCTTGTCTCACTTATCAACAAAAGTGTCTTCTGATCACTCCTATTAGTGATCATGAGATACTAGTTGCTATCAAGGGCATGCCACATGAGAAAGCTCCAA GAGAAAAGAGGGATAAGGCAAGAGGACCCTATGCTCCCTTACCTCTTTGTCATTGCTATGAAATATTTACAATGGGAACTATACTGCTTGGACTTCACAAGGACTTCAAATTCCCCCTAAGGTGCAAGAAGATTGGTATGGTACATATTTGCTTCGCCGATGACTTACTGATGCTCTGTAAGGCAGATGTGAAGTCAATTCAACTTCTTCAGGATGCTTTTCACAAATTTTCTACTGCTTCAGGGTTGCAAGCTAACACTAAAAAAAGTTCTATCTATGTCTAG